A single window of Pontiella agarivorans DNA harbors:
- a CDS encoding prepilin peptidase, with amino-acid sequence MDFFDWYWILVVFLFGACWGSFLNVCIYRIPAELSVVKPRSRCPKCMTDLAWKDNIPILGWIFLRGKCRYCKAPVSARYPSIELLTALLFTAVWLVYPYQLIVLPYGLLIFGLIFGSMVDYDEMWIPDRVTIGGEIIGPILSFLIPAMHGVDSHMSGLIQSLIGLAVGFGSLYSVSIIGKLILKKDAMGFGDVKLMGCIGAFLGWESVIFIVFISSLLGTIIGVTFIAIGKKELQSKIPFGPYISLAAMIWMLGGWKLWALYLEWMSGTAY; translated from the coding sequence ATGGATTTTTTTGATTGGTATTGGATCTTGGTGGTCTTTCTCTTCGGAGCCTGCTGGGGCAGTTTTCTGAATGTGTGCATTTATCGCATTCCGGCGGAGCTTTCGGTGGTTAAGCCCCGGTCCCGCTGTCCGAAGTGTATGACCGATCTGGCCTGGAAGGATAATATTCCGATTCTCGGATGGATCTTTCTGCGGGGAAAGTGCCGTTACTGCAAAGCGCCGGTTTCAGCGCGCTATCCCTCTATTGAGCTGCTGACCGCCCTGCTTTTTACCGCCGTCTGGCTCGTTTATCCGTATCAGCTGATTGTGCTGCCCTACGGCCTGCTCATCTTCGGGCTGATTTTCGGCAGCATGGTCGATTATGATGAAATGTGGATTCCCGACCGGGTGACGATCGGCGGAGAAATTATCGGGCCGATTCTGAGTTTTCTGATTCCGGCGATGCATGGTGTCGATTCGCATATGAGCGGCCTGATCCAGTCGCTGATCGGTCTGGCGGTCGGCTTCGGGTCGCTTTATTCGGTTTCCATTATCGGGAAACTGATCCTGAAGAAAGATGCCATGGGTTTCGGCGATGTGAAACTGATGGGTTGTATCGGGGCTTTTCTGGGCTGGGAGTCCGTGATTTTTATTGTTTTCATTTCTTCGCTGCTCGGAACGATTATCGGAGTAACGTTTATTGCGATCGGAAAAAAAGAACTGCAGAGCAAAATTCCGTTCGGGCCGTATATTTCTTTAGCCGCGATGATCTGGATGCTGGGGGGCTGGAAACTCTGGGCCCTGTATCTGGAGTGGATGAGCGGCACGGCATATTAA
- the rpsU gene encoding 30S ribosomal protein S21, whose protein sequence is MAQETCEVKVRRGENVDRALRRLKKALDKEGVLKTMRSKRCYEKPSEKKKRLANSRRTRR, encoded by the coding sequence ATGGCACAAGAAACCTGCGAAGTAAAAGTACGCCGCGGCGAAAATGTGGACCGCGCACTGCGTCGTCTGAAAAAAGCGCTGGATAAAGAAGGCGTTCTGAAAACGATGCGTTCCAAACGCTGCTACGAAAAGCCGAGCGAAAAGAAAAAGCGTCTGGCCAACAGCCGTCGTACACGCCGCTAA